A portion of the Glandiceps talaboti chromosome 13, keGlaTala1.1, whole genome shotgun sequence genome contains these proteins:
- the LOC144445089 gene encoding MFS-type transporter SLC18B1-like — protein MEGRVRRSSTRISFSSYDVIENPGLSPQGGSLESSASVITKSIPDEESTKKHTYTKREYLILLSMCLANLSDFLMYSVLAPFFPTEAQHKGASTFEVGLIFGVYAFVVFVCSPLFGKLIPIIGAKTVFLTGSLVGGSTCVIFGFLNRVPSGTMFVALCFVVRIFEAIGAAASSVGAYSIIAKTFRHNIATAFGTIEIFCGLGLMIGPPVGGALYQAGGYTLPFIVWGVFTILIVIVNFFLVPNDRGPSQRPGSIIQLLKIPPVIMTSICVLVGFMGISFLDPTLADHLSQFDLSTTQIGLMFLINSGTYAISAFLWGWLTDKYNIPKLLMLIGNLASIAGYLYVGPSPLLYMESSLPVTAVALVMLGLSLAASVLPTFNEMISAAGLYGMEESIGTYSIVSGLFSGLFSLGNFLGPTLGSMLVGKIGFDWTSTIFAGMCSVVSILLVLFCMWEYRCGGQRRIPSQIHGTPHSIQNGNVEDDERRPLLS, from the exons ATGGAAGGCAGAGTTCGACGTTCATCCACCCGGATATCATTCAGTAGCTATGATGTTATAGAGAACCCAGGACTTTCTCCACAGGGGGGAAGTTTAGAATCGTCGGCCAGTGTAATCACCAAAAGTATCCCGGATGAAGAGAGTACTAAAAAACACACCTATACTAAGAGGGAATATCTAATACTTCTCAGTATGTGTTTAGCCAACTTATCGGACTTTCTAATGTACAGTGTACTGGCGCCATTTTTTCCTACCGAG GCTCAACATAAGGGTGCCAGCACGTTTGAGGTTGGTCTCATTTTTGGCGTCTATGCCTTCGTGGTGTTTGTTTGCTCGCCACTTTTTGGAAAACTG ATTCCAATCATCGGCGCTAAAACTGTATTCTTGACTGGTTCCTTAGTAGGTGGTAGTACATGTGTTATATTTGG GTTCCTGAATCGGGTGCCGTCGGGCACGATGTTTGTTGCATTATGTTTTGTCGTACGTATATTTGAAGCTATCGGAGCAGCAGCTAGTAGTGTGGGAGCCTATTCTATCATAGCCAAGACATTTCGTCATAATATTGCCACAGCTTTT GGAACTATTGAAATTTTCTGTGGCCTTGGGCTAATGATCGGTCCGCCGGTAGGTGGCGCACTTTATCAG GCTGGTGGATACACACTACCGTTTATTGTGTGGGGTGTGTTTACGATCCTGATTGTCATAGTCAATTTCTTCTTAGTACCGAATGACCGag GGCCTTCTCAGCGTCCAGGGTCAATTATCCAATTATTAAAGATACCGCCTGTTATTATGACGTCAATTTGTGTCCTTGTTGGTTTCATGGGTATCAGTTTTCTGGACCCAACTTTGGCAGATCATCTATCTCAG TTTGATTTGAGTACTACACAGATTGGGTTAATGTTTTTGATAAATTCTGGCACATATGCTATATCTGCTTTCTTATGGGGATGGCTGACCGATAAATAT AATATCCCAAAACTATTAATGTTAATTGGAAACCTAGCAAGTATAGCTGGTTACTTGTATGTTGGACCATCACCACTGCTTTACATGGAGAG CTCCTTACCAGTAACAGCTGTAGCACTTGTTATGTTGGGTTTATCGTTGGCGGCGTCTGTCTTACCAACGTTCAATGAGATGATTTCAGCGGCAGG ATTATATGGAATGGAGGAAAGCATTGGTACATACAGTATTGTATCAGGACTATTCTCAGGACTATTCTCATTAGG GAATTTCTTAGGCCCAACTCTTGGTAGTATGCTAGTTGGCAAAATTGGATTTGATTGGACTTCGACTATATTTGCTGGAATGTGTTCAGTGGTCTCGATattattagttttattttgtatgtggGAGTATCGATGTGGCGGACA